A single window of Malus sylvestris chromosome 5, drMalSylv7.2, whole genome shotgun sequence DNA harbors:
- the LOC126624150 gene encoding uncharacterized protein LOC126624150, whose amino-acid sequence MGSSNSLGIHSWSILAPQRVILPQKSVPKSHSLSPTVTVSSIATNKTCSERYPIPRGCLGFAAFTRKVNKTIRGCATSPFVVANDEKYGNKQIISITPRLYDYILANVREPEVLQQLREETASMRGSQMQVSPDQAQLLAMLVQIHGAEKCIEVGVYTGYSSLAIALALPESGRLVACERDYRSLEVAKKYYDQANISHKVHVKYGLAADSLRSLILNGEACSYDFAFVDADKKMYQEYFELLLQLVRVGGLIVFDNVLWHGKVADPEVNDAKTVSIRNFNTSIMEDKRVSISMVPIGDGMTICRKR is encoded by the exons ATGGGGAGCAGCAACAGCTTGGGGATTCATTCTTGGTCTATCTTAGCGCCTCAGCGGGTAATTCTTCCGCAAAAATCCGTACCAAAGTCCCATTCTTTGTCCCCAACTGTCACCGTTTCTAGCATTGCCACCAACAAGACCTGCTCTGAGAGGTACCCAATACCAAGAGGTTGCTTGGGATTTGCTGCATTCACCAGAAAGGTAAATAAGACCATAAGAGGATGTGCTACCAGCCCATTTGTTGTTGCCAATGATGAAAAGTATGGAAACAAGCAGATTATCAGTATTACTCCACGCCTTTACGACTACATCCTTGCCAATGTTCGAGAGCCAGAG GTTCTACAACAACTTAGGGAGGAGACTGCCTCTATGCGTGGTAGTCAGATGCAG GTGTCTCCTGATCAGGCTCAACTGCTTGCAATGCTTGTGCAGATTCATGGGGCTGAAAAGTGTATTGAAGTTGGCGTTTATACC GGATATTCATCATTGGCTATTGCACTGGCTCTTCCAGAATCCGGTAGGTTAGTAGCCTGCGAAAGAGATTACAGAAGTCTCGAGGTGGCAAAAAAGTATTATGATCAAGCCAATATTTCCCACAAG GTGCATGTTAAATATGGACTTGCAGCAGAttccttgagatcattgattcTGAACGGTGAAGCATGTAG CTATGATTTCGCATTTGTTGACGCTGACAAGAAGATGTACCAGGAATACTTTGAACTGTTACTACAACTT GTGAGAGTTGGGGGTCTAATTGTGTTCGATAATGTCCTCTGGCACGGAAAAGTTGCTGACCCTGAG GTAAACGATGCCAAGACTGTCAGCATCAGAAATTTCAATACAAGTATAATGGAGGACAAGCGTGTAAGCATTAGTATG GTACCCATTGGAGATGGCATGACAATCTGCCGAAAAAGGTGA